A region from the Acyrthosiphon pisum isolate AL4f chromosome A1, pea_aphid_22Mar2018_4r6ur, whole genome shotgun sequence genome encodes:
- the LOC100167951 gene encoding LOW QUALITY PROTEIN: putative methyltransferase C9orf114 homolog (The sequence of the model RefSeq protein was modified relative to this genomic sequence to represent the inferred CDS: inserted 1 base in 1 codon), with amino-acid sequence MIILKSVKTKMWKRXKKKKKLPEVIEINEGLETEHENKIKITDPEKVEVIIDDSIDTSKTTEISDKIKPSKVRQLPTVTIAVPGSILDNAQSPEFRTYLAGQIARAACIYKIDEIVVFDDVGEQTNVMVSNKKTEGGSKTCKQLAIILQYLECPQYLRRILFPIHNFLKYTGVLNPLDAPHHFRQEDNVPFREGVVSTLPPKKGKGCNVDVGLRKHVLVDKCLQPYVRVTVKLIPNSDDSKRQKGIVVAPSTPKNESGIYWGYTVRNAESINEVFTKCPYPGGYDLKIGTSDKGVDIDQTDHTQLSSFKHALICFGGVHGLEAALEADQSIDEENPSTLFNVYLNTCPNQGSRTIRTEEAVFITLAELRSKMKLK; translated from the exons ATGATAATACTAAAAagcgtaaaaacaaaaatgtggaaaa gtaaaaaaaaaaaaaaacttccagAAGTTATCGAAATAAATGAAGGTTTAGAAACtgaacatgaaaataaaattaaaataacagatCCGGAAAAAGTAGAGGTAATAATAGATGATAGTATTGATACTTCTAAAACCACTGAAATCAGTGACAAAATTAAGCCTTCAAAGGTAAGACAGTTGCCTACTGTCACCATAGCCGTGCCAGGGTCCATTTTAGATAATGCACAGTCTCCAGAATTTAGAACATACTTGGCTGGACAAATTGCAAGAGCTGCGTGTATTTACAAAATTGATGAG atcgTAGTTTTTGATGATGTGGGTGAACAGACTAATGTGATGGTATCCAACAAAAAAACCGAAGGTGGTTCAAAAACGTGTAAACAATTGGCCATAATCTTACAATACTTGGAATGTCCCCAATATTTGAGAAGAATATTATTTCCAATtcacaactttttaaaatacactGGAGTATTGAATCCACTAGATGCACCACATCATTTTAGACAAGAAGACAATGTCCCATTTCg agAAGGTGTGGTGTCAACACTTCCACCAAAAAAAGGTAAAGGCTGTAATGTCGATGTTGGTCTTAGAAAACATGTACTAGTTGATAAATGTCTTCAACCGTATGTGCGAGTTACTGTTAAACTAATTCCAAATTCAGATGATTCTAAACGTCAAAAAGGTATTGTTGTAGCTCCAAGTACACCAAAAAATGAATCTGGTATTTACTGGGGTTACACAGTAAGGAATGCTGAATCAATAAATGAAGTATTTACTAAGTGCCCGTATCCTGGAggatatgatttaaaaattggtacATCTGATAAAGGTGTTGATATTGATCAAACAGATCATACTCAACTTAGTAGTTTTAAGCATGCATTAATATGTTTTGGAGGAGTTCATGGACTTGAAGCTGCATTAGAAGCTGATCAAAGCATTGATGAAGAAAATCCATCTACTTTATTTaacgtttatttaaatacatgtccAAACCAAGGTTCTAGAACTATTAGAACTGAAGAAGCTGTTTTTATTACATTAGCAGAATTACGTTCAAAAAtgaaacttaaataa